In Kocuria turfanensis, a single genomic region encodes these proteins:
- a CDS encoding sugar ABC transporter substrate-binding protein, giving the protein MKRIPRTAVAAAAVLLLAGCSSAPTAGVAGLAGGPGSIRIQAGDDEIPALREIAADFTADSGVEVEFVQREVNAQAISNFISQSPTGQAPDIIVSPHDNLGQLASNGVVVPVELGERAGDFSANARDAVVYDGVSYGVPYAIENVALLRNNALTTEDPASFDELRAVGHRLMDEQGIEYPFTVSQSAEAGDPYHLYALQTSFGAEVFERTEEGEYTGTLTMGGADGHAFARYLQDLGETGDLRTSMSPDIAKESFLTGESAFHLGGPWELTDVEAAGMDVSVLPVPPAGDEQSRPFVGVQAFFVNAHAANPVAAQDFAANYLTRPEAQTALYESTGRPPASQVAVDRMQGDPLRSAYARIAESGLPMPAIPEMGAVWSFWGTTENAVVDGRGDPVQLWDRMIDNIEGQIS; this is encoded by the coding sequence ATGAAACGCATCCCCCGGACGGCCGTCGCGGCCGCGGCCGTGCTCCTGCTCGCCGGGTGCTCCTCCGCGCCCACGGCCGGAGTCGCCGGTCTGGCCGGCGGGCCCGGCAGCATCAGGATCCAGGCCGGCGACGACGAGATCCCGGCCCTGCGCGAGATCGCCGCGGACTTCACCGCGGACTCCGGGGTGGAGGTGGAGTTCGTCCAGCGGGAGGTCAACGCGCAGGCGATCTCCAACTTCATCTCCCAGTCGCCCACGGGGCAGGCCCCGGACATCATCGTCTCGCCGCACGACAACCTCGGCCAGCTGGCCTCCAACGGCGTGGTGGTCCCGGTGGAGCTGGGCGAGCGCGCCGGGGACTTCTCGGCGAACGCCCGCGACGCCGTGGTCTACGACGGCGTCAGCTACGGGGTGCCCTACGCGATCGAGAACGTGGCGCTGCTGCGCAACAACGCGCTCACCACCGAGGACCCGGCCAGCTTCGACGAGCTGCGGGCCGTCGGCCACCGGCTCATGGACGAGCAGGGCATCGAGTACCCGTTCACGGTCAGCCAGTCCGCGGAGGCCGGGGACCCGTACCACCTGTACGCCCTGCAGACCTCCTTCGGCGCCGAGGTGTTCGAGCGCACCGAGGAGGGGGAGTACACCGGCACCCTGACCATGGGCGGCGCGGACGGGCACGCCTTCGCCCGCTACCTGCAGGACCTCGGGGAGACCGGGGACCTGCGCACGTCCATGAGCCCGGACATCGCCAAGGAGTCCTTCCTCACCGGGGAGTCCGCCTTCCACCTGGGCGGGCCCTGGGAGCTGACCGACGTCGAGGCCGCCGGGATGGACGTGAGCGTCCTGCCCGTGCCCCCGGCCGGGGACGAGCAGTCCCGCCCGTTCGTGGGCGTCCAGGCGTTCTTCGTCAACGCCCACGCCGCCAACCCGGTCGCCGCCCAGGACTTCGCCGCCAACTACCTCACCCGCCCCGAGGCCCAGACGGCCCTGTACGAGAGCACGGGCCGGCCGCCGGCCAGCCAGGTGGCCGTCGACCGGATGCAGGGCGACCCCCTGCGCTCGGCCTACGCGCGGATCGCCGAGTCGGGCCTGCCCATGCCGGCCATTCCCGAGATGGGCGCCGTGTGGAGCTTCTGGGGCACCACCGAGAACGCCGTCGTGGACGGGCGCGGGGACCCCGTGCAGCTGTGGGACCGCATGATCGACAACATCGAAGGACAGATCTCATGA
- a CDS encoding ABC transporter permease subunit: MSTSTTTRDGTAAAGTTGGDTGPGAPRERRHAHSRGFGPGFVVKLVLMALINAIGLFGILAAWAAGSWGILVFLVAALLAADLVYFLPARKLLPAKYLFPGLVFLLVFQVFVLVYTAATAFTNYGDGHNATKDAAITQLTTTYEQRVEGSEAYAVTVLEGPDGLALAAVQDDRVLVGAADRPLAPLEGAAVTDGRVVEAPGYEVLSYGEVVGAQDELGELRVPVSGQAEDGALRTDDGRTAYAYEPTLTYDEAADAMVAADGTVYADNGEGAFAGPDGEALRPGWRVFVGLDNFGAIFDPAVLGGPFVAVTLWTFAFAVLSVALTFFLGLLLAILFNDEKLRFRNVYRAIVFLPYAFPAFLSILIWAGLLNTDFGFVNEVLLGGTGVPWLENPWLAKLSLLLVNLWLGFPYMFLVTTGALQAIPGELYESAEMDGAGPVRQFGSITLPMLMVAVGPLLIASFAMNFNNFNVIYLLTGGGPQDLESTTGVGATDILISFVYKIAFAGGTNDYGLASALSILIFIMVAVVSALTFRRSKALEEIS; this comes from the coding sequence ATGAGCACGAGCACCACCACCCGGGACGGGACGGCCGCCGCCGGGACGACCGGCGGGGACACCGGGCCCGGCGCCCCCCGCGAGCGCCGGCACGCCCACTCCCGGGGGTTCGGCCCGGGCTTCGTGGTCAAGCTGGTCCTGATGGCGCTGATCAACGCCATCGGCCTCTTCGGCATCCTGGCGGCCTGGGCCGCCGGCAGCTGGGGCATCCTGGTGTTCCTCGTCGCGGCCCTCCTCGCCGCCGATCTCGTGTACTTCCTGCCGGCCCGGAAGCTGCTGCCCGCCAAGTACCTGTTCCCCGGGCTCGTCTTCCTGCTGGTCTTCCAGGTCTTCGTGCTGGTCTACACCGCCGCCACGGCGTTCACGAACTACGGGGACGGGCACAACGCCACCAAGGACGCGGCGATCACCCAGCTCACCACCACGTACGAGCAGCGGGTCGAGGGCTCGGAGGCGTACGCCGTCACGGTGCTCGAGGGCCCCGACGGGCTGGCGCTGGCCGCCGTGCAGGACGACCGGGTGCTCGTGGGCGCGGCGGACCGGCCACTGGCCCCGCTCGAGGGGGCCGCGGTCACGGACGGGCGCGTCGTCGAGGCGCCCGGCTACGAGGTGCTCTCCTACGGGGAGGTCGTCGGCGCCCAGGACGAGCTCGGGGAGCTGCGGGTCCCGGTGAGCGGGCAGGCCGAGGACGGTGCGCTGCGCACCGACGACGGCCGCACCGCCTACGCCTACGAGCCCACGCTCACCTACGACGAGGCCGCCGACGCGATGGTCGCCGCGGACGGCACCGTCTACGCCGACAACGGCGAGGGCGCGTTCGCCGGTCCCGACGGCGAGGCCCTGCGCCCCGGCTGGCGGGTGTTCGTGGGCCTGGACAACTTCGGGGCGATCTTCGACCCGGCCGTCCTGGGCGGGCCGTTCGTCGCCGTGACCCTGTGGACCTTCGCCTTCGCCGTCCTCTCGGTGGCGCTGACCTTCTTCCTGGGCCTGCTCCTGGCGATCCTGTTCAACGACGAGAAGCTGAGGTTCCGCAACGTCTACCGCGCGATCGTCTTCCTGCCGTACGCCTTCCCCGCGTTCCTGTCCATCCTCATCTGGGCCGGCCTGCTCAACACGGACTTCGGCTTCGTCAACGAGGTCCTGCTGGGCGGGACGGGGGTGCCCTGGTTGGAGAACCCCTGGCTGGCCAAGCTCTCGCTGCTGCTGGTCAACCTGTGGCTGGGCTTCCCGTACATGTTCCTCGTGACCACCGGGGCCCTGCAGGCCATCCCCGGGGAGCTCTACGAGTCGGCGGAGATGGACGGGGCCGGCCCGGTGCGCCAGTTCGGCTCGATCACCCTGCCGATGCTCATGGTGGCCGTGGGTCCGCTGCTCATCGCGTCCTTCGCCATGAACTTCAACAACTTCAACGTGATCTACCTGCTCACCGGCGGCGGCCCGCAGGACCTGGAGTCCACCACCGGGGTGGGCGCCACGGACATCCTCATCTCGTTCGTCTACAAGATCGCGTTCGCCGGGGGCACCAACGACTACGGTCTGGCCTCGGCCCTGTCCATCCTCATCTTCATCATGGTGGCCGTCGTCTCCGCGCTGACGTTCCGCCGCAGCAAGGCTCTCGAGGAGATCAGCTGA
- a CDS encoding sugar ABC transporter permease has translation MPIPTTPTTPTTPPRPKLSAGRRFARGGWKHLAAVAACVFALFPLVYAFSASLSASGSLLGSNQLFSDITGANYANLLSDPQNPYLTWFGNSLFVSVSTAVGTVLMGAAAAYAFSRFRFRSRRGGLLALLVIQMFPQLLAFVAIFLLLFAISEVYPVLGLNSRLGLVAVYLGGALGANTFLMYGFFNTIPRDLDEAAELDGASHAQIYWTMILPLVTPILVVVGMLSFIASFSDFLLAQIVLQDPEKYTLAVGLYQFVSVQFGENWGVFTAGAILAAIPVVVLFLFLQRYIVSGLTGGAVKG, from the coding sequence ATGCCCATCCCCACCACACCCACCACACCCACCACGCCCCCGCGCCCGAAGCTCTCCGCGGGCCGGCGCTTCGCCCGCGGCGGGTGGAAGCACCTGGCCGCGGTCGCCGCGTGCGTCTTCGCCCTCTTCCCGCTGGTCTACGCCTTCTCCGCGTCGCTGTCCGCCTCGGGGTCCCTGCTGGGGTCCAACCAGCTGTTCTCGGACATCACGGGGGCCAACTACGCCAACCTGCTCAGCGACCCGCAGAACCCCTACCTGACCTGGTTCGGGAACTCGCTGTTCGTCTCGGTCAGCACGGCCGTGGGCACGGTGCTGATGGGCGCGGCCGCGGCCTACGCGTTCTCCCGCTTCCGCTTCCGCTCCCGCCGGGGCGGGCTGCTGGCCCTGCTGGTGATCCAGATGTTCCCGCAGCTGCTGGCGTTCGTGGCCATCTTCCTGCTGCTGTTCGCGATCTCCGAGGTCTACCCGGTCCTGGGCCTGAACTCCCGGCTGGGCCTGGTCGCCGTCTACCTGGGCGGGGCGCTGGGGGCCAACACGTTCCTCATGTACGGCTTCTTCAACACGATCCCCAGGGACCTGGACGAGGCCGCGGAGCTCGACGGCGCCTCCCACGCCCAGATCTACTGGACCATGATCCTGCCGCTGGTCACCCCCATCCTCGTGGTGGTCGGGATGCTGTCCTTCATCGCGTCCTTCTCGGACTTCCTGCTCGCCCAGATCGTGCTGCAGGACCCGGAGAAGTACACGCTGGCCGTGGGGCTCTACCAGTTCGTCTCCGTGCAGTTCGGGGAGAACTGGGGCGTGTTCACCGCCGGGGCGATCCTGGCGGCGATCCCGGTGGTCGTGCTGTTCCTGTTCCTGCAGCGCTACATCGTCTCCGGGCTCACCGGCGGCGCCGTGAAGGGCTGA
- a CDS encoding magnesium and cobalt transport protein CorA, protein MTLVDNAVYVGGVRTSSPRDLDATYAALRARGGMAWIGLYRPGTAEVQSVAQEFGLHPLAVEDALKGHQRAKLERFGDTLFVVLRPARYLDDVEKVEFGELHVFVGADFVVTVRHAESPDLAAVRHRLETSPELLRMGPQAVLYGILDEVVDRYLPVLAGLENDIDEIEDEIFAADQDVSRRIYELSREVIEFQRAVHPLVHMLDALQRGSEKYGLDAELQTRLRDVQDHAIRAADRADSFRALLQNALTVHATLVGQRQNDEMQRLTESALAQSEEVKRISSWAAILFAPTLVGTVYGMNFEHMPELAWPLGYPFALLAMLGMGVALYGVFKWKKWL, encoded by the coding sequence GTGACGCTGGTGGACAACGCGGTGTACGTGGGCGGGGTGCGGACCTCCAGCCCGCGCGACCTCGACGCGACCTACGCGGCCCTGCGCGCCCGCGGCGGCATGGCGTGGATCGGTCTCTACCGCCCCGGGACCGCCGAGGTGCAGTCCGTGGCCCAGGAGTTCGGCCTGCACCCCCTCGCCGTCGAGGACGCCCTCAAGGGCCACCAGCGCGCCAAGCTGGAGCGCTTCGGGGACACCCTCTTCGTGGTGCTGCGCCCGGCCCGCTACCTGGACGACGTGGAGAAGGTGGAGTTCGGGGAGCTGCACGTCTTCGTGGGCGCCGACTTCGTGGTCACCGTCCGGCACGCCGAGTCCCCCGACCTGGCCGCGGTGCGCCACCGGCTGGAGACCTCGCCGGAGCTGCTGCGGATGGGGCCGCAGGCGGTGCTGTACGGGATCCTCGACGAGGTGGTCGACCGCTACCTGCCCGTCCTGGCGGGGCTGGAGAACGACATCGACGAGATCGAGGACGAGATCTTCGCCGCGGACCAGGACGTCTCCCGCCGCATCTACGAGCTCTCCCGCGAGGTGATCGAGTTCCAGCGCGCCGTGCACCCGCTGGTGCACATGCTCGACGCCCTGCAGCGCGGCTCCGAGAAGTACGGCCTGGACGCGGAGCTGCAGACCCGGCTGCGGGACGTGCAGGACCACGCCATCCGCGCCGCGGACCGCGCCGACTCGTTCCGTGCGCTGCTGCAGAACGCCCTCACGGTGCACGCCACCCTGGTGGGGCAGCGGCAGAACGACGAGATGCAGCGGCTCACCGAGTCCGCCCTGGCGCAGAGCGAGGAGGTCAAGCGGATCTCCTCCTGGGCGGCCATCCTCTTCGCCCCCACCCTGGTGGGCACGGTGTACGGCATGAACTTCGAGCACATGCCGGAGCTCGCGTGGCCGCTGGGCTATCCGTTCGCGCTGCTGGCCATGCTCGGCATGGGCGTGGCGCTCTACGGGGTGTTCAAGTGGAAGAAGTGGCTGTGA
- a CDS encoding ABC transporter ATP-binding protein, whose protein sequence is MSTPPIISARGLSKSFRGPGGRIVDAVRDLTMDVAPGTLTAFLGPNGAGKSTSLRMLTTLLRPTGGTATVCGFDVARQPAEVRARIGYIGQKNGAGQYQRVGDELLSQGAFYGLGRAETRRRVDELVEVLGLGELVRRPTMKLSGGQRRRVDIALGLIPGPQLLFLDEPTTGLDPQSRANLWEHILELRRRYGSTLFLTTHYLDEADQFAERVMVVDRGRIIADDTASRLKSDLAGDRITLTVDAAPDAATAVVRAAARAAGAAAAEPEATASGAGTRVVVAVDHGERVLPGLLRELDRNGHPARTAELARPTLDDVFLRLTGRSLREEDPSPPEADPAAEAPSVGATP, encoded by the coding sequence ATGAGCACCCCACCCATCATCAGCGCCCGGGGGCTGAGCAAGAGCTTCCGCGGGCCCGGCGGCCGGATCGTCGACGCGGTGCGCGACCTGACCATGGACGTGGCGCCCGGAACGCTGACCGCGTTCCTGGGGCCCAACGGGGCGGGCAAGTCCACGTCCCTGCGCATGCTCACCACGCTGCTGCGGCCCACCGGCGGCACCGCCACCGTCTGCGGGTTCGACGTCGCCCGGCAACCGGCGGAGGTGCGCGCCCGCATCGGCTACATCGGGCAGAAGAACGGGGCCGGGCAGTACCAGCGGGTGGGCGACGAGCTGCTCAGCCAGGGCGCGTTCTACGGGCTGGGCCGGGCGGAGACCCGGCGCCGCGTGGACGAGCTCGTGGAGGTGCTCGGCCTCGGGGAGCTCGTCCGCCGGCCCACCATGAAGCTCTCCGGCGGCCAGCGCCGGCGCGTGGACATCGCCCTGGGCCTGATCCCCGGCCCCCAGCTGCTCTTCCTCGACGAGCCCACGACCGGGCTGGACCCGCAGTCGCGGGCGAACCTGTGGGAGCACATCCTCGAGCTGCGCCGGCGCTACGGCTCCACCCTGTTCCTCACGACCCACTACCTGGACGAGGCGGACCAGTTCGCCGAGCGGGTCATGGTCGTGGACCGGGGCCGGATCATTGCCGACGACACCGCGTCCCGGCTGAAGAGCGACCTCGCCGGCGACCGGATCACCCTGACCGTGGACGCCGCCCCGGACGCGGCGACGGCGGTGGTCCGGGCCGCGGCCCGCGCCGCCGGGGCCGCCGCCGCCGAGCCGGAGGCGACCGCGTCCGGGGCGGGCACGCGCGTCGTCGTCGCCGTCGACCACGGCGAGCGCGTGCTGCCGGGCCTGCTGCGCGAGCTCGACCGCAACGGCCACCCGGCGCGGACCGCGGAGCTGGCCCGTCCCACCCTCGACGACGTCTTCCTGCGGCTCACCGGCCGGAGCCTGCGCGAGGAGGACCCGAGCCCGCCCGAGGCCGACCCGGCCGCCGAGGCCCCGAGCGTGGGAGCGACCCCGTGA
- a CDS encoding ABC transporter permease, translating to MTAVPPPREPSAGASAGVTGGTAQARPAGVLHDSVSVFVRELRPVVRDPFSVVFSLVQPLMFLALFGPLLGGMTGLPLDQAFQWFVPGIVVMIALFGTAMTGSNLLFEIQSGAHERMLVAPVTRSSLMVGRACKEMVPLVLQALVLCGVAALFGFRPSLPGMMVGLAILAVFGVGLGALSYALAIVSRNRDWMFWTVQQGLLFPLMLLSGMLLPLEAGPRWMQVLSRFNPLTYMVDAERALFNGRFADPAVAAGALAAAALAALGLAVGIRAMRHSI from the coding sequence GTGACCGCCGTTCCGCCTCCCCGCGAGCCGTCCGCCGGCGCCTCCGCCGGCGTCACCGGCGGCACCGCCCAGGCCCGCCCGGCCGGGGTGCTGCACGACTCCGTCAGCGTCTTCGTCCGCGAGCTGCGCCCGGTGGTCCGCGACCCCTTCAGCGTGGTCTTCTCGCTCGTGCAGCCGCTGATGTTCCTGGCCCTCTTCGGCCCGCTCCTGGGCGGGATGACCGGGCTGCCCCTCGACCAGGCGTTCCAGTGGTTCGTGCCGGGCATCGTGGTGATGATCGCGCTGTTCGGCACCGCGATGACCGGATCGAACCTGCTGTTCGAGATCCAGTCCGGGGCGCACGAACGGATGCTCGTGGCCCCGGTGACCCGCTCGTCCCTCATGGTGGGGCGGGCGTGCAAGGAGATGGTGCCGCTGGTGCTGCAGGCCCTGGTGCTCTGCGGGGTGGCCGCGCTCTTCGGCTTCCGCCCGTCCCTGCCCGGGATGATGGTCGGCCTGGCGATCCTCGCGGTCTTCGGGGTGGGGCTGGGCGCGCTGAGCTACGCCCTGGCCATCGTCTCCAGGAACCGGGACTGGATGTTCTGGACCGTGCAGCAGGGGCTGCTGTTCCCGCTCATGCTGCTCTCCGGGATGCTCCTGCCGCTCGAGGCCGGCCCGCGCTGGATGCAGGTGCTCTCCCGGTTCAACCCGCTCACCTACATGGTCGACGCCGAGCGGGCCCTGTTCAACGGCCGGTTCGCCGACCCCGCCGTGGCGGCGGGCGCGCTCGCGGCGGCCGCGCTGGCCGCCCTGGGGCTGGCCGTGGGGATCCGCGCGATGCGCCACAGCATCTGA
- a CDS encoding MFS transporter: MTLQTTTFDPARVRRARIAVSAFFLTNGALYANLLPRLPEVKEAFGLSNTLYGFLVVAFPLGAILVGALPARAIRRFGSGHVAALGTVLLSVCLAAAGAGAGLGAGTQAGVVVFLAAMFLGGALDAHVDTAQNAQGMEVQRARGRSIINSLHALWSLGAVLGGLMGAAALALGVPLGWHLPVSGLVWSAVALVALRSALTPAEGTALRTVDLPAEPETGDPADAAPHRQQRRAGTGHRSAGRIVVVSLLPVAVIAMAGVMVEDAGMNWSAVYLNAELGAPLATAGLGLVALMAAQFVGRMLGDPLTDRWGRVAVARAGAALSALGLLLVVLAPVPAVAVAGFAVAGFGCATLVPAAFHAADDIPGLRTGTGLALVSWLMRISFLSLSPAIGVLSDAVGLRAALVVVPVFALVAALTAGVLRDGPAASPRD; this comes from the coding sequence GTGACCCTCCAGACCACCACCTTCGACCCCGCGCGGGTCCGGCGCGCCCGGATCGCGGTGTCCGCCTTCTTCCTCACCAACGGCGCCCTCTACGCGAACCTCCTGCCCCGCCTGCCGGAGGTCAAGGAGGCGTTCGGCCTCTCCAACACCCTGTACGGGTTCCTCGTGGTGGCGTTCCCCCTCGGGGCGATCCTGGTGGGCGCCCTCCCGGCCCGGGCCATCCGCCGCTTCGGCTCCGGGCACGTCGCGGCGCTGGGCACCGTGCTGCTCTCCGTGTGCCTGGCCGCCGCCGGGGCCGGCGCCGGCCTGGGCGCCGGAACGCAGGCCGGGGTGGTCGTGTTCCTCGCGGCCATGTTCCTGGGCGGGGCGCTGGACGCCCACGTGGACACCGCCCAGAACGCCCAGGGGATGGAGGTGCAGCGGGCCCGGGGCCGCTCGATCATCAACTCCCTGCACGCCCTCTGGAGCCTGGGCGCGGTGCTCGGCGGGCTGATGGGCGCCGCCGCGCTGGCCCTCGGCGTCCCGCTCGGGTGGCACCTCCCGGTGAGCGGGCTCGTCTGGAGCGCGGTCGCCCTGGTGGCGCTGCGCTCCGCCCTGACCCCAGCCGAGGGCACGGCCCTGCGCACGGTGGACCTCCCGGCGGAGCCGGAGACCGGGGACCCGGCGGACGCCGCGCCCCACCGGCAGCAGCGGCGCGCCGGGACCGGGCACCGGTCGGCGGGGCGCATCGTCGTCGTCAGCCTCCTGCCCGTGGCCGTGATCGCGATGGCCGGGGTCATGGTGGAGGACGCGGGGATGAACTGGTCGGCGGTCTACCTCAACGCCGAGCTCGGCGCCCCGCTGGCCACCGCCGGGCTGGGCCTGGTGGCGCTGATGGCCGCCCAGTTCGTGGGCCGGATGCTCGGGGACCCCCTGACCGACCGCTGGGGCCGGGTCGCCGTGGCCCGGGCCGGCGCCGCCCTGAGCGCGCTCGGCCTGCTCCTGGTGGTCCTCGCCCCGGTCCCGGCCGTGGCGGTGGCCGGCTTCGCGGTGGCCGGCTTCGGCTGCGCGACCCTCGTGCCCGCCGCCTTCCACGCCGCCGACGACATCCCGGGCCTGCGCACCGGGACGGGCCTGGCGCTGGTCAGCTGGCTGATGCGGATCAGCTTCCTGAGCCTGTCCCCGGCCATCGGGGTGCTCTCCGACGCCGTGGGGCTGCGGGCCGCCCTCGTGGTGGTGCCGGTCTTCGCCCTCGTCGCGGCGCTGACGGCCGGGGTGCTGCGCGACGGGCCGGCGGCCTCGCCCCGGGACTGA